The Aneurinibacillus uraniidurans genome segment CGTACGCGGCACCATTGTATAGTAGCCAAGCTTATCGATCCCCTCATATGTATACCGATGTGAGCCAGACTCCCCTTTCTGCGAATCTTTCGCCATCTGCACAAGTGCCGGGTTCGGGTTCTCAAACAAGTTTTCTTTTAAAATTTTTTCTCGGTTCGGATGAGCAACTAGCAATCCATTGCTTTGCATCATAAAAGCATAACCGGTCTTGCCAAGCTTCTCTCCCGTAATAATATTCGTCAGATAATCTGCTGTAATAATCCCGCCGAGTACCCCTTTACGGTTTCCCGCAGCGTCTAGAATCGGCACGGCCATTACAACAATTTTCTTTCCTGTTGTTTTCGCGATGACAACGTCAGAAATCGCATTTTTTCCTTCCATTGCTTCTTTAAAATACGCACGGTCACTTACATTCGAACGATTTCCGTCTGTTGTTAGTATATTCCCCTGCGCATCACTTACGTATAAATAATCGAATTCTCGATTGATTTTTAACAAATTGCGTAAATAAGGCATCGCTTGTTCTGGCGTACCATCCCGTAAGATATCAGCCTGTCCAATCGTCGAAAGTATGCTTTCTCGAACAGAAATCCACGTGCTAATCTCTTTCTTTAAATTGTTGATTTGCAGCGTCGCTTTTTCATCAAAGTTCTGTTCTAGGAACTCTGTAGCTTTCACATGATTAATCCAAGCGATAATGGACAATGACGCAATTAAGATTGGTAGCACCATCCACAATAACTTGCTTCGTAATGATTTCACACCCATTTCTCCCCTTCCTGCTGTCACAACTCTCTACCCAAACAAACTAAACAACTATTTCTACTATATAATTTTTCTGCATGATTCGACAATATATGGGAAGAAATTTTATGCTTCTTGCTAATTATGATACAGTAAAAAGAAAAAGGACTGGGAATTTATGCTCGAACAAGAATTTTTTCAGCACTTGACCGATGGGGTAGTCATTATGGACAAACAGCGCATCATTCAAGAAATGAACCCTGCTGCTGTTCGACTAACAGGATGGAATATCGGAGAGCGAGCTCCCTATTGTATCTTCTGCCAAAAACGCGTCATCCAGGAAGGCGAGCAGCGCTGCCTTTTAATGGGCCATAATCCACCTCCCTACTTCGAGTCAGAGATGCCCACGATGTACGGCGAAACCATTCCTGTGTCATTTAGCACAACATATCTTTCCGGGGCTCCTGATGAAGAGGGCAAAACAGTTTTAATGTTGCGGGATTTGTCCCAGAAGAAAAAAGAAGACGAGATTCGCATGGCGAAACTGCTGGCTCGTCAGACAATCGAGGCACAGGAGGCAGAGCGAAAACGAATCGCACTTGAACTGCATGACGGTGTCGGGCAGTCACTTTTTAGCGTATCCATGGCGCTGCAAGTGCTTGCCCGTCAGACCGATCCTTCTACAGCTTCTTTTATTACCGACACGCTGCCTGTGCTGCAGGATGCGATGCAGGAAGTGAAGCGGCTGTCTGCTGACTTGCGTCCACCCGCTCTCGATATGCTCGGACTCAACGCTGCGCTTACCTCGTTAATTCGGCGCATCGAGCAGCATTTTCCACTTGCCGTTACGCTACATTCTAACGTGGACGCGGATACACGCTTTACGCCACAGCTTGAGCTCAATGTGTACCGTATCATTCAAGAAGCCTTGCATAACATTGCCAAACACGCGCATAGCCCACAAGCGATCGTGGAGGTTATACATGATCGCAAAAAAAATCGGCTCACTGTCACCATTACCGATCAGGGCACAGGCTTTGACACCGAAGTGGTTCACCATGGAGGAGGACTCGGGCTGCGCCATATGACAGAGCGAACCCGCCTGCTTGACGGCACGATTCGCATTTTATCTGTACCTGGCGGTGGCACGACCATCCATGTTAGTATTCCGTGTACCAACAAGGATATGTAGAACGGTTCTTAAAAACGTAGACAACCATCTACAAACATAGAAAAACCACTCCATTATTTCGGAGTGGTGCAATTTTGAAGCAACGTCATAATGTAATTGGATAAAGACCTGTGTTCCTTTTTCGCCTTTTCCTGCAATTATGTATAATAATGTGAGAGGTGAAAGTAGATGTTGCGTGGATGTAAGACAGAAATCTACCCTACACCAGAGCAAGTGGACAAGATCAACCGAACCATTGGAACATGTCGCTTTATCTACAATCTGTATCTTTCCAAGAATAAAGTGCAGTACGAGAAAGATAAGACGTTCCTTACAGCCAACGACTTTTCCAAACTTGTAAATCATGATATTTCTAAGCAAGATGAATACAAGTGGATTAAGGAAGTATCATCTAAAGCGGTTAAACAGGCGATGGTGAACGGGGAGAAAGCGTTCAAAAAGTTCTTTAAGGGATTAGCCAAGTATCCACGATCCAAGAAGAAAAAGAATCAGGATGTAAAAGCTTATTTCCCTAAGAACAACAAAACAGACTGGGCGATAGAACGACATCGTATAAAGATTCCTACGCTTGGATGGGTACGCCTAAAAGAAAAGGGCTATATCCCGGTAAACGCAACGGTACGAAGTGGCACCGTATCACAAAAAGCAGGTCGATATTTTGTCAGTGTATTGGTTG includes the following:
- a CDS encoding PAS domain-containing sensor histidine kinase, whose amino-acid sequence is MLEQEFFQHLTDGVVIMDKQRIIQEMNPAAVRLTGWNIGERAPYCIFCQKRVIQEGEQRCLLMGHNPPPYFESEMPTMYGETIPVSFSTTYLSGAPDEEGKTVLMLRDLSQKKKEDEIRMAKLLARQTIEAQEAERKRIALELHDGVGQSLFSVSMALQVLARQTDPSTASFITDTLPVLQDAMQEVKRLSADLRPPALDMLGLNAALTSLIRRIEQHFPLAVTLHSNVDADTRFTPQLELNVYRIIQEALHNIAKHAHSPQAIVEVIHDRKKNRLTVTITDQGTGFDTEVVHHGGGLGLRHMTERTRLLDGTIRILSVPGGGTTIHVSIPCTNKDM